The Peptoanaerobacter stomatis genome includes the window CATTCCTTTCAGTACAAAAAATATTGCTTAATATTTCGAAGTACATTTTAAAAGTATTATATCATTTATTAATACTTTGATATTTTAGAAAAATATTCAATAAAAACGGACTTTTTATAAAAAATATTAAAAGAGTTTTTATTTTTAATATACATTCTAATTATATCAAAAAATAGATATTTTGTAAAAATTTTAATTATTTTATACCCCAAAAAATGCAATATTAAAAGAATGTGGTCAATATTATAGAGTATTATAGATAAAATTTATAATCGATTATAGGATATTCGAAAGCGTAAAATACGCTATTTTACTATACAAGATGACATTTTATGTTATAATGTTTTAATCAAAAATAGAAATGGAGATATAGTGATGAAAATAAGCGATATATTAAGTAAAAACAAGATAAATTTATCTTTTGAAGTGTTTCCTCCTAAAAGTGACGTTGCGCTTGGTGCGGTAATGGATACTGTAAGAGACATAGCTGATTTAAAACCGGCATTTTGTTCTGTTACATACGGTGCTAACGGTGGAACGAGCGAAAATACGGTCAAAATAGCAAGTTATATCGAAAATGAATTGAATGTGTGTGCTTTAGCGCATCTTACTTGCGTACTTTCAAGCAAAGAAGATATTGATGAAAAATTGCAAAAATTAAAAGAAAACAACATAGATAACATACTTGCTCTAAGAGGCGATATAATAGATGAAGAGTTATTTAAAAATAAAAAAGACTTGATACATTCATCCGAGCTTATGAGTTATATCAAAGACGACTATGATTTTTGCATAGGAGGAGCTTGTTACCCTGAGGGACATCTGGAGAGCAAAAGCAAGGATGAAGATGTGGAATATCTTAAACTTAAACAGGATTTGGGAGCGGATTTTTTGACAACTCAGATGTTTTTTGACAACAATATTTTTTATAATTTTATGTATAAATTGAGAAATAAAAATGTGAATATACCGATAATACCAGGAATAATGCCTGTAACCAATGTAACTCAGTTAAAAAGGATAAGGCAATTATCAGGAGCGCAGATACCGCCTAAATTTTTATCAATAGCCGATAAATTTAAAGATGATGTGCCTGCTATGAAACAAGCCGGAATAATATATGCCTGCAATCAGATAATAGATCTTATATCAAACGGAATAAATCATATACATGTTTATACTATGAATGACTCCGATATAGCAAAGCGCATATCCGACAACTTGTCATATATACTTGAAAAATAGCAAAATGCAATAAAATATATAAATATTTTATGAATATGAGTGTATAAAAATAAAAGCTCTTGTGTTAAAATAATCCAATACAACGTTTAGTTATAGATTAATATATTGATTAGAAAAGTATTACGAGGGAGATATGGATATACTGCTTGACAAATCCGAAATAAGAAGGTATGCGGGATATAAAGAAAAATTCAAGATAATACCTGAAATAGAAGAAAAAATAGACATATTAATATCTGAAATTAAACAAAAAGCGAGAGTAAAATACACTTATGAAATATTTGACGTGAGCATTTTGGGAGATGAAGTAAAATTTGCCGATATTACTTTTAAGAGCAGATTTTTAGCAAAAAATCTGAAATGCTGTGACAAGATTATACTGCTGGCGATAACTCTTGGTAATGAAGTGGATTCTATGATTAGGAGATACTCTACTATAGACGGTACATCTATGATACTTGTTCAAGCTATAGCGGCAGAATACTTGGAAAAATATATAGACGAGATAGAAAAAGAAATACTGTCTAAAATTGACAAAAAAGTATATTTTAAACCGAGATTTTCTCCGGGATATTCAGACCTTGACATAGTACACCAAAAAGATGTTATAAATATATTAAATGCGACAAAAAAAATAGGTCTAAGCACGACATCGAGCTATATGCTTACACCTGCCAAAAGCGTTACGGCAATAATAGGAATAACGGATACAGATTATAAAAACGTCAAAAACAAATGTAGTTATTGTATGCTTACAAATTGCAGTATGAGAGAAAAATAAAAAGAGGTGTTTAAAATTAAATTTAGAGATCTACTTCGAAAAGAATTGATAATATTAGACGGTGCTATGGGAAGTGTTTTGCAACAAAAAGGCATGCAGGCAGGAGAGTTGCCGGAAATATTAAATATCACAAATCCTGAATTAATTCAAGATATAAATGAAGCCTATTATAAAAGCGGTGCCAATGTGACATACACCAATACATTCGGTGCAAACAGACTGAAATTTGAAGGTAGTAGTTATGATTTTAAGGAAATTATAAAAGCTGCTGTAAAAAATGCACAAATAGCAAGAGAAAATGTAAAAAATGACAGAGAAAAATTTGTAGCTCTTGACATAGGTCCATTAGGCAAACTCTTAAAGCCCATAGGAGATTTAGAGTTTGAAGATGCAGTGGATCTATTTAAAGAGATGATAGAAGCCGGAGTAGAAGCAGGTGCAGACCTTATAGCAATAGAAACCATGTCGGACACATACGAATTAAAAGCTGCTGTAATTGCGGCAAAAGAAGTATGTGATTTGCCTATAATAGCAACTGTAGCATTTTCAGATGACAAGAGATTGTTAAACGGCGCTGATGTAAAAAGTGTGATTGCACTTTTAGAGGGATTGAGAGTAGATGTGCTTGGTCTTAATTGTGGATTAGATCCAAGAAATATAGACGATTTGGTAGAAGAATTTATCTCTTATTCATCCACTCCGATAGCTATTAAACCGAATGCCGGTATTCCTGAAAATGTAAACGGAGTTATAAAATTTAATTTAGAGCCTGACGGCTTTGGAAAAATTGTCGGTGATTTTGTTGAAAAAGGTGTGATGTTGGTAGGGGGATGTTGCGGTACAACACCTGAGCATATAAAGAAATTGTATGAATATACAAAAGATAAAAAAATATGCGAACAGACATTTAAAAATCATACTTTGATAAGTTCATATACAAAATGTGTCGTATGTGATAGACCTATAATAATAGGAGAAAGAATAAATCCTACAGGAAAAAAATTATTGAAACAAGCACTTATGAATAAAGATTTTTCGTATATATTAAAAGAAGCTGTAATACAAGAAGAGAATAAAGCTGAGATACTCGATTTGAATGTCGGTATGAATGATATAGACGAAGAAGAAATGATGATAAAAACTATAAGAGCTGTTCAGGAAATAAGCACATTGCCACTACAAATAGACTCTGCAAAAATAAATGTAATAGAACAAGGTCTTAGAATATATAATGGAAAAGCCATGTTAAATTCAGTAAACGGAAAAAAAGAATCCATGGAAAAAATATTTCCTCTTGTCAAAAAATATGGAGCCGTAGTTGTAGCACTCACATTAGATGAAAACGGTATACCGGAAAATGCAGAAGGCAGATACAAAATTGCAGAAAAAATAGTAAAAACAGCAAAAGAATATGGAATAGATAAAAAAGACATAGTAGTGGATCCACTTTGTATGACGATAAGCTCAGATAAAAATGCTGCAAATGAAACGCTTAAAGCACTTGATTTAACCAAAAAAAATCTTGGAGTAAAGACTACTCTCGGTGTTTCAAATATTTCGTTTGGTTTACCACAAAGAGAATTGATAAATCATACATTTTTTTCTATGGCATTAAAAACAGGATTGGATTTTGGAATAATAAATCCGTTAGCTGAAGATATGATAAGAGCCTATGATGCACACATGGTGCTTGTGGGATTGGATGAAAACTCACTTAATTATATAGCAAAATATTCACAGGCAAAAAAAGAAACTCAAGCACCAATAAAAAATCAAATGACTCTTTGTGAGTCTATAAAAAAAGGTCTTAAAGAAGACAGCTTTATGATAGCAAAAT containing:
- the metF gene encoding methylenetetrahydrofolate reductase [NAD(P)H], producing MKISDILSKNKINLSFEVFPPKSDVALGAVMDTVRDIADLKPAFCSVTYGANGGTSENTVKIASYIENELNVCALAHLTCVLSSKEDIDEKLQKLKENNIDNILALRGDIIDEELFKNKKDLIHSSELMSYIKDDYDFCIGGACYPEGHLESKSKDEDVEYLKLKQDLGADFLTTQMFFDNNIFYNFMYKLRNKNVNIPIIPGIMPVTNVTQLKRIRQLSGAQIPPKFLSIADKFKDDVPAMKQAGIIYACNQIIDLISNGINHIHVYTMNDSDIAKRISDNLSYILEK
- a CDS encoding vitamin B12 dependent-methionine synthase activation domain-containing protein, translating into MDILLDKSEIRRYAGYKEKFKIIPEIEEKIDILISEIKQKARVKYTYEIFDVSILGDEVKFADITFKSRFLAKNLKCCDKIILLAITLGNEVDSMIRRYSTIDGTSMILVQAIAAEYLEKYIDEIEKEILSKIDKKVYFKPRFSPGYSDLDIVHQKDVINILNATKKIGLSTTSSYMLTPAKSVTAIIGITDTDYKNVKNKCSYCMLTNCSMREK
- a CDS encoding homocysteine S-methyltransferase family protein; the encoded protein is MFKIKFRDLLRKELIILDGAMGSVLQQKGMQAGELPEILNITNPELIQDINEAYYKSGANVTYTNTFGANRLKFEGSSYDFKEIIKAAVKNAQIARENVKNDREKFVALDIGPLGKLLKPIGDLEFEDAVDLFKEMIEAGVEAGADLIAIETMSDTYELKAAVIAAKEVCDLPIIATVAFSDDKRLLNGADVKSVIALLEGLRVDVLGLNCGLDPRNIDDLVEEFISYSSTPIAIKPNAGIPENVNGVIKFNLEPDGFGKIVGDFVEKGVMLVGGCCGTTPEHIKKLYEYTKDKKICEQTFKNHTLISSYTKCVVCDRPIIIGERINPTGKKLLKQALMNKDFSYILKEAVIQEENKAEILDLNVGMNDIDEEEMMIKTIRAVQEISTLPLQIDSAKINVIEQGLRIYNGKAMLNSVNGKKESMEKIFPLVKKYGAVVVALTLDENGIPENAEGRYKIAEKIVKTAKEYGIDKKDIVVDPLCMTISSDKNAANETLKALDLTKKNLGVKTTLGVSNISFGLPQRELINHTFFSMALKTGLDFGIINPLAEDMIRAYDAHMVLVGLDENSLNYIAKYSQAKKETQAPIKNQMTLCESIKKGLKEDSFMIAKYMLSDKQPLDIINEELIPALDEVGLGFEKGTVFLPQLMMSADAASRAFDALKEKLISLEDKSKEKDKIILATVKGDIHDIGKNIVKVLLENYGYDVYDLGKDVDYDTILDTIVKENVKLVGLSALMTTTVDNMQKTIELIKEKTPKTQIMVGGAVLTKDYSMKIGADRYCKDAMESVRYAKEVFGK